Part of the Rhodohalobacter sp. 614A genome is shown below.
GAATGTGTAGGCGCTGCCGTTATAAATTCTTTGAGAAAAAAGCGATTCAACAAAATCATCCTGCCTTCTAAAGTACACCACAACTTTAACATCCAGGTTAAAATCATCCAGGATGTTCTTCAAGTGTTTGGCAACATAACCGGAGTTTTTATAGCCGTCTCGTTTATCTCCGGCAAGTTTTTCGTTACTGAGTATAAATTTCAGGCCACTTCTATCTTTGTAAGGCGCCAATCCCGATTCAATCAAAGAGGTCAATTCATCAACAACACTTTCTGAAGCATTGTTTTCTTCGGCTATTTGAATAATGGGTTGTTTATGCCGGCCGAGATAAATAATATCGTCTTCAAAATTACTATCAACTTCCAGTGTTTTTTGGATGGTTGTAGAACCAGTCTTATGAGTTCCTATATGCAGAAAAAGCGTGTTTTTAGACATGCAGACTATAGTTCCTGTAATAATTTAAGGTTAAGAAAACCGTGCTGAGAAAGGTTGAGCAAATTCTTTCTTTGAGACCGGAATGGAGTCAGTTTAATCACGAATGTTTAGTTCAAAAGATTTTCATAGACATCAAGATATCGTTGTTTAAACCTGTCGAATGAATATTCTTCCCGGGCCTTTTTCATAATCTTTCTACGATATTCAATATCTGTCAATTCACTGTTCATAGCCTCGTGAATCAGTTTGGCGAGGTTTTCGGGAGAATCGTTATTAGCATCGAATTCTAAACCTACTTTCATGCCTAATAGTTCATTGTGCTCCCGGATGTTTGGTGGAAATCCAATGACCGGCAAGCCCATACAAAGTGCTTCAATATACATGAGAGCGAACCCTTCTGCTTTACTGGGTGCTACAAACAGGCCCGCTTTTTCCATCACTTCCGTATTTTCTTCGGCTGAAAGTCTTCCCAGAAAATGAACATTCTTAAGATTGTTGGATTTTACAAAAGTCTTGTATTCCAGTTCATCATCACCCGAACCAATTACCGACAGGTTATATTGATCCATTTTGCTATCCACATTGAACGCTTCTAATAAAATATGAGGACCTTTTTGAGGTTTCAATCGCCCAAGAAAAACGATGGTATTCGATTCACTCGGTTCCGCCGGACGAAAATACTGCTGATCTATACAATTGTGGATGTACCTGCCTTTATTCTCCAGTTCCGGTTGAAGTGAACAGGCTTCTTCATATTGTGATTTGCTTACAAAAACCACGTAATCATACAGTGAAATATTATCAGTAAGACCTTTTGAATGATGGGTCAGAAGGAGCGGAGCTGAATGCTTCTGTTTGCGATATAAATTTGCTGCGTTAGAATAGGTGTAATGAACGTGAACGAGATCCGGTTTAACGGCCTTCATTGCCTTTTTTAAAAAAAGCTCTCTGTCATATAGAGAATCCCTCACGAATTCCCAAATATGCTTTTGAGGATTCTTAAGAGCTTTTTTGTTTTTAAACGATTTTAAAATGTCTTTTGAAAGGCTGGTCAAACTCGGAACAAACATTGTGGGAAGCGCCGTGGCATAAGAGACATCATTTGAAATTTGGAACTTCGTCTCCTCCCAAATTTTTTCATCTTCCCAAGGCAGAATAAATACTTCATGACCAGCTTCAACAAGAGCATTTGTCAGTTTGAGTGAGATGACACATTTTCCACCAAAAAAGGGATTAACGGTAGCTCCCTGGAGGAATGGCGAAATACTCAGAATTTTCATAAGAACAAATTTAAAAACGTATGTGTGATCCTTTTTTCTTTTAAAACCAAGCGTAGCAATATGTTTCAAGGTTAAACATATAGGATATAAAAGCGTATAACTTATATTAAACCGTAATGTTTATTTCGAGCTTCCATATAAGCAAAAACAGGAAGAAGATTGAGCATAAACCTGGAGAATGTAGAAAATAAATTAAAAGTACTTTTGAAAAAGAATGGGTTTAATATATGATTTAAAAGTGTAATTCAGACAGACATTTCCAAAACTTTCTGATACATTTTTAAATAGTTATCTTTAAATCTTTCAAATGAGAAGTAATCCCGGGCAACCTTCTTAAGTTTTTGCCGGTGTTCTACATCCGTTAGATTGCTGTTCATGGCCTTGTGGATTAATTCGGCAAGATGTTGGGGTGATTTTTTGTTTGCATCAAATTCATATCCCGCTTCCATATCGAAAATTTCATTATGCTCACGAACATTTGGCGGATATCCGATTACGGGGAGTCCCATGCACAATGCTTCAATATAAGTCAGGGCAAACCCCTCGCCATGGCTTGGAACCACAAAAAGACTGGATTGCTCCATCAATTCAGCATTTTGTTGCTTTGATAAACGTCCTAAAAATTGAACATTATCAAGATTATTTTTTCTGGCAAAAGCCTTGTACTGTTCTTCCAGTTTGCCTTCTCCTATAATCAACAATTCATAATCGTCCAGTCTTTTATCTTCTGCAAAAGCATCCAATAAATTTTGAAGTCCTTTTTCGGGGCGAAACCTGCTCAGGAAAAGAATCCTATTGGTTTTCTTAACCTGGGATGGCTTAAAATACGTTTCGTTGACTGAATTATGGATGTAACAGCTCTTATCCTTTATTTCCGGATATTTGTCCAGTGCTAAATCGTGTTGATGTTTACATACAAAAACAGTGTAATCATAAAGATTCAGCTTATCGAAAATGCCATTAGAATGATGAGTCAGGATTACCGGAACTGATGAGTTGAGCTTGGAATAATAATCAATTGCGTCGGAGTGAGTATAGTGTATGTGAACAATATCAGGTTTCACACGTTTCATCGCTTTTCGCAAGAAGATATTTTTATCATAAAGGGAATTTCTGATGTAGTCCCAAATATGATGCTTAGGCTTTTTTATAGCTTTTTTTGTAAAGAAAGAGCGAAAGAGGTTTTTCCCAAGGTTTGTTAATCTTGGAAAGAAAAGAGTTGGTAATGCCGTGGCACTAGAGGCGTCGTTGGAAGTTAAAAATTTCGTCTCTTTCCAGATGTACTCCTTGCTCCAGGGTAAGACAAAAACTTCATGGCCTCCTTGAATTAACGCATTTGTAATTTTTAGAGAAGCAGCACTTTTACCACCGGATTCAGGATGAATAGGAGCGCCACGCAGAAAGGGTGTGATACTAAGAATTCGCATGTAAAATTATCAATTGATTTTTACTTTCCCGATTAACATGTGAATGAGACTGGTTGGTAATTCTCTCCAACGCTTTTGTGATATTTTCGATCACATTTCTATATTCTAATGAACTTTCCTCTCTTTTGTTCCATATTTAAAACTATAACATTGAAATTATTGAAGATGTGAATAAACTGACTGATGAATAATTAATAATAACATTGAACTTTTCATCGTCAAATTAGTAGACGTTTTTGTTGCCGGTAATACTAAATTTATATAAGTAATAATAGTTTTAAAGATGGAATAAAAAATTAACTGACAGATTTATTTCTATCTTGGAAAGGAGAAATTTTAAATATTTGTGACAACTAGAAAGTTCCGGATTTCATAAATATTAGAAAGTCCGGTTGTTAAAGCTGGGTAAATTATTAAGAGAGGTACAAATATGAACCTTTGGATTGCAAAACTTGGAATGAGAGATTTTAAGACGTTGCAATTGGAGCAGTTTCAAGAAATTGCACATGGATTTTGGATGTTGAAAAATGCTAAAATCTCAGAGTATAAAACGGAGCACCTTCATTATCTCTCCTATCGTTCTCCCTTTAAGATATCAAAAAAAAGATATTCTGATATTGGGGAGAAGCTCCTCGGATATAGCGGGCTGATTTTACCCATTTTAAAATCCGGAGAAGATTTTGGAGATATAGCCACATTTTTAAAATACGAGGATGATCTTCCGGCGCTCCTTGACAATGCCACGGGACAATTTTCACTGTTTAAAGCATCTGTCGATTATTTTGAATGTATTACGGATAATCTTGGCGCACATAAAATTTACTACTGCGAACAAGATAATGGTACTGTCTATGTTTCGAATTTCCTGCCGATGATTCGGGCGGGCCTGGGATCAAGTAATCCGAATTACAATTTTTTTGTCGACTGGATAGCTGCGGGCGGCAATTATGGATATGCTACAGAAGAGAAAGATATTTTTAATTTGCCGGAATATGGAAGGTTAACCTGGTCTGCATCAAACGGTCTTGAGGTGAGCCGGTATCATGATATTTCAAGGATGATAATACCGGCTGCCTCTCAAAAAAAATATATAAATGAATGTGCAGATCACCTTTCAAATGCAATTCATTATTTGTCTAAAACCCGGCAATCGGTTTTAACACTTTCTGGTGGTTACGATTCCCGATTAATTCTGAGCATGTTTCATGGTTTGCCCAAAGAATCGTTGGAATGCTATACCTATCCCGACCATATTTATGATATGTCTCTTGCCAGGAAAGCGGCCGGGAAATTTGGTTTTCCTCACACAGTTTTAAGAGCCGATGATATGCCGGATGTTTACGAGCTTGACGAATTTATTCAAGAAGATGAAACACCGTACTGGTGCTACAGCAATGTTTTTAGATATCTGTTTAAAGACAAAATCAGAAGTTTGTTACGAGGCGGCCAAAAAGTTCTTTTAAGAGGTGATGCAGGAGGGACGCCACATCCAAAACTTAAAAAATTTAGTGAGCTTAGAGGAAATATTGAATTTTTAGTAGACGAGTTGGCAATGAGTATGCTGAATCTTCAAATTTTAACGCCTGATGCAAAGGAAAGC
Proteins encoded:
- a CDS encoding glycosyltransferase family 4 protein, translating into MKILSISPFLQGATVNPFFGGKCVISLKLTNALVEAGHEVFILPWEDEKIWEETKFQISNDVSYATALPTMFVPSLTSLSKDILKSFKNKKALKNPQKHIWEFVRDSLYDRELFLKKAMKAVKPDLVHVHYTYSNAANLYRKQKHSAPLLLTHHSKGLTDNISLYDYVVFVSKSQYEEACSLQPELENKGRYIHNCIDQQYFRPAEPSESNTIVFLGRLKPQKGPHILLEAFNVDSKMDQYNLSVIGSGDDELEYKTFVKSNNLKNVHFLGRLSAEENTEVMEKAGLFVAPSKAEGFALMYIEALCMGLPVIGFPPNIREHNELLGMKVGLEFDANNDSPENLAKLIHEAMNSELTDIEYRRKIMKKAREEYSFDRFKQRYLDVYENLLN
- a CDS encoding glycosyltransferase family 4 protein, with protein sequence MRILSITPFLRGAPIHPESGGKSAASLKITNALIQGGHEVFVLPWSKEYIWKETKFLTSNDASSATALPTLFFPRLTNLGKNLFRSFFTKKAIKKPKHHIWDYIRNSLYDKNIFLRKAMKRVKPDIVHIHYTHSDAIDYYSKLNSSVPVILTHHSNGIFDKLNLYDYTVFVCKHQHDLALDKYPEIKDKSCYIHNSVNETYFKPSQVKKTNRILFLSRFRPEKGLQNLLDAFAEDKRLDDYELLIIGEGKLEEQYKAFARKNNLDNVQFLGRLSKQQNAELMEQSSLFVVPSHGEGFALTYIEALCMGLPVIGYPPNVREHNEIFDMEAGYEFDANKKSPQHLAELIHKAMNSNLTDVEHRQKLKKVARDYFSFERFKDNYLKMYQKVLEMSV
- a CDS encoding asparagine synthase-related protein, translating into MNLWIAKLGMRDFKTLQLEQFQEIAHGFWMLKNAKISEYKTEHLHYLSYRSPFKISKKRYSDIGEKLLGYSGLILPILKSGEDFGDIATFLKYEDDLPALLDNATGQFSLFKASVDYFECITDNLGAHKIYYCEQDNGTVYVSNFLPMIRAGLGSSNPNYNFFVDWIAAGGNYGYATEEKDIFNLPEYGRLTWSASNGLEVSRYHDISRMIIPAASQKKYINECADHLSNAIHYLSKTRQSVLTLSGGYDSRLILSMFHGLPKESLECYTYPDHIYDMSLARKAAGKFGFPHTVLRADDMPDVYELDEFIQEDETPYWCYSNVFRYLFKDKIRSLLRGGQKVLLRGDAGGTPHPKLKKFSELRGNIEFLVDELAMSMLNLQILTPDAKESLSQRFRSYYVDKYGPFFRENLTLNLAVIQHYFERFRQYQTGKLIHHTYDCDLFLPYGNETYIQTTFNASTEELYRYKNESIHHQLYEKFTGGKISSPDFTTGVHWDANNIQKIKYQIERKVLQPRFKPDVKYTSKIRAEFFNTNLDYFREIVRSSSDSDIWHFFDRKQIESLLKPGDESHLGNMKVIFRIIPLLKRDFSFHK